A section of the Pimelobacter simplex genome encodes:
- a CDS encoding alpha/beta hydrolase has product MKRPLTILASLAVGAAVLVPAAGSTAAPATRTTATGAASAAERAPLVWGACESQGLQSAGAQCTMLTVPLDYAKPAGKKIKIAVSRILHTDADFKGMIAVNPGGPGGSGLGLVTLGGVIPDGVGAKYDWYGFDPRGVGSSEPALSCNPNYKGAGFNRPNYVPTKPSIMNWWRKVTRNYAKACGKADARRLLPHMKTTDVARDLDSLRKAVGQQKMNYYGFSYGTYLGQVYATMFPKRVGRFVWDGVLNAKNAFYKANLEQNVQFDKNMDVYFRWLAKNDATYHLGGSWKAIKKGYYQLRKKLDRTPAAGGKLGPDELDDVMLGAGYYVYGWAEIGAAYAKLVRTGDGADVLAQYAGPGDDNGFAVYNGVQCTDAQWPGWQKTKADAWRIHRKHPFLTWGNTWYNAPCLNWPARSSKAFKVNGKKVKSRILLIGETRDAATVFTGALATRQVFPSSFLIEGVGGTTHSGSLSGIACTDDLVASYLDTGKLPARKPGKRSDRKCDPVPPPPASAGAERRSGSDGFRDLLIEAQLIGR; this is encoded by the coding sequence GTGAAGAGACCACTCACGATCCTCGCCTCGCTCGCGGTGGGCGCCGCGGTGCTGGTGCCGGCGGCCGGCAGCACCGCCGCCCCCGCCACGCGTACGACGGCGACGGGCGCGGCGAGCGCCGCTGAGCGGGCCCCGCTGGTCTGGGGCGCGTGCGAGAGCCAGGGGCTGCAGAGCGCCGGCGCCCAGTGCACGATGCTGACGGTGCCGCTCGACTACGCCAAGCCGGCCGGCAAGAAGATCAAGATCGCGGTCAGCCGGATCCTGCACACCGATGCCGACTTCAAGGGCATGATCGCGGTCAACCCGGGTGGTCCCGGTGGCTCGGGCCTCGGCCTGGTCACCCTGGGTGGCGTCATCCCCGACGGCGTCGGCGCCAAGTACGACTGGTACGGCTTCGACCCCCGCGGTGTCGGCAGCAGCGAGCCCGCGCTGAGCTGCAACCCGAACTACAAGGGCGCCGGGTTCAACCGCCCCAACTACGTGCCGACCAAGCCGTCGATCATGAACTGGTGGCGCAAGGTCACCCGCAACTACGCCAAGGCGTGCGGCAAGGCCGACGCGCGGCGCCTGCTGCCCCACATGAAGACGACCGACGTGGCGCGCGACCTCGACAGCCTGCGCAAGGCCGTCGGGCAGCAGAAGATGAACTACTACGGCTTCTCCTACGGCACCTACCTCGGCCAGGTCTACGCGACCATGTTCCCGAAGCGGGTCGGCCGGTTCGTGTGGGACGGCGTGCTCAACGCCAAGAATGCCTTCTACAAGGCCAACCTCGAGCAGAACGTCCAGTTCGACAAGAACATGGACGTCTACTTCCGCTGGCTCGCCAAGAACGACGCGACCTACCACCTGGGCGGCAGCTGGAAGGCCATCAAGAAGGGCTACTACCAGCTCCGCAAGAAGCTCGACCGCACGCCCGCGGCGGGTGGCAAGCTCGGTCCCGACGAGCTCGACGACGTGATGCTCGGGGCCGGCTACTACGTCTACGGCTGGGCCGAGATCGGTGCGGCGTACGCCAAGCTGGTCCGGACCGGTGACGGCGCCGACGTCCTCGCCCAGTACGCCGGTCCCGGCGACGACAACGGGTTCGCGGTCTACAACGGCGTGCAGTGCACCGACGCGCAGTGGCCGGGCTGGCAGAAGACCAAGGCCGACGCCTGGCGGATCCACCGCAAGCACCCGTTCCTGACCTGGGGGAACACCTGGTACAACGCGCCCTGCCTCAACTGGCCGGCCCGTTCCAGCAAGGCGTTCAAGGTCAACGGCAAGAAGGTGAAGTCGCGGATCCTGCTCATCGGCGAGACCCGGGACGCGGCCACCGTGTTCACCGGTGCCCTCGCCACGCGCCAGGTCTTCCCGTCGTCCTTCCTGATCGAGGGCGTCGGCGGTACGACGCACTCGGGCTCGCTCTCGGGCATCGCCTGCACCGACGACCTGGTCGCGAGCTATCTCGACACCGGGAAGCTGCCGGCGCGCAAGCCCGGCAAGCGCAGCGACCGCAAGTGCGACCCGGTTCCGCCGCCGC